From Roseisolibacter agri, a single genomic window includes:
- the lhgO gene encoding L-2-hydroxyglutarate oxidase: MTSIRPSDDASLPARGSAVIVGAGLVGLATALKLARARPDVRVTVLEKEARVAEHQSTHNSGVLHAGLYYAPGSRKARLATDGIRQMTAFCREQGVRHEICGKVVVAVDDTEVPRLRTLLERGTANGLQGLRWLSGAELREIEPHAAGVAAVHVPEEGIADYRGVADALVRVLAAEGVDVRTGAGVRSLARRDGGWRIGTDAGEHTADLLVNCAGLHCDRIARMAGAAPALRIVPFRGEYFELRPERASLVRHLVYPVPDPSFPFLGVHFTRMIGGGVECGPNAVLAFKREGYRKRDVSPTDLADALTFRGLWRFMARYPGMTMSELKRSFSRRLFAASLQRLVPEVREADLMPGGAGVRAQAMAPDGSLVQDFAFVRSEGALHVLNAPSPAATASLAIGDEIVRELGISAYAAR; the protein is encoded by the coding sequence ATGACCTCGATCCGCCCCTCCGACGACGCCTCGCTCCCCGCCCGCGGGTCCGCGGTGATCGTGGGCGCGGGGCTCGTGGGGCTGGCGACCGCGCTCAAGCTCGCGCGCGCGCGGCCGGACGTGCGCGTGACGGTGCTGGAGAAGGAGGCGCGGGTCGCGGAGCACCAGAGCACGCACAACAGCGGGGTGCTGCACGCGGGGCTCTACTACGCGCCCGGCTCCCGGAAGGCGCGGCTCGCGACCGACGGCATCCGCCAGATGACGGCGTTCTGCCGCGAGCAGGGCGTTCGCCACGAGATCTGCGGCAAGGTCGTCGTCGCGGTGGACGACACGGAGGTCCCACGCCTGCGCACGCTGCTGGAGCGCGGCACCGCGAACGGGCTGCAGGGGCTGCGGTGGCTGAGCGGAGCCGAGCTGCGCGAGATCGAGCCGCACGCCGCGGGAGTGGCGGCGGTGCACGTGCCCGAGGAGGGCATCGCCGACTACCGCGGCGTCGCCGACGCGCTGGTGCGCGTGCTCGCGGCCGAGGGCGTGGACGTACGCACGGGCGCGGGCGTGCGATCGCTGGCCCGCCGCGACGGCGGGTGGCGCATCGGCACCGACGCGGGCGAGCACACGGCGGACCTGCTCGTGAACTGCGCGGGGCTGCACTGCGATCGCATCGCGCGCATGGCGGGCGCCGCGCCCGCGCTGCGCATCGTGCCGTTCCGGGGCGAGTACTTCGAGCTGCGGCCCGAGCGCGCGTCGCTCGTGCGGCACCTCGTCTATCCCGTACCCGATCCCAGCTTCCCGTTCCTCGGCGTGCACTTCACGCGCATGATCGGCGGCGGCGTGGAGTGCGGGCCGAACGCGGTGCTCGCGTTCAAGCGGGAGGGCTACCGCAAGCGCGACGTCAGCCCGACCGACCTCGCCGATGCGCTCACGTTCCGCGGGCTGTGGCGCTTCATGGCGCGCTATCCGGGGATGACGATGTCGGAGCTGAAGCGCTCGTTCAGCCGTCGGCTGTTCGCGGCGTCGCTGCAGCGTCTCGTGCCCGAGGTGCGCGAGGCCGACCTCATGCCCGGCGGCGCGGGCGTGCGCGCGCAGGCGATGGCGCCGGACGGCTCGCTGGTACAGGACTTCGCGTTCGTGCGCTCCGAGGGCGCGCTCCACGTGCTCAACGCGCCGAGCCCCGCGGCCACGGCGTCGCTCGCGATCGGCGACGAGATCGTGCGCGAGCTCGGAATCTCAGCCTACGCGGCGCGATGA
- a CDS encoding SDR family NAD(P)-dependent oxidoreductase, with protein MSPLLGLRGKRAVVSGGSRGIGAATVRLLACAGADVVVGYRSRREEADAVVAEARSAGVKAVAHAADLTSSEGAESLVQAAVSAFGGVDVVVVNHGVWPVEEVPVADMDDARWRHTLLQNVDSMFWLSRAAARALAPDGRLVMVSSTAGQRGEAMHADYAATKGAMISFVKSMAVELAPRGITVNSVAPGWVDTEMTDSAMREGGRERIAANIPIGRVATAEDIAGPILFLCSPLARHVTGEILNVNGGSVLCG; from the coding sequence GTGAGCCCGCTGCTCGGGCTGCGCGGGAAGCGCGCCGTCGTCAGCGGCGGCTCGCGCGGCATCGGCGCGGCGACGGTGCGGCTGCTCGCATGTGCGGGCGCCGACGTCGTGGTGGGCTACCGGTCGCGTCGTGAGGAGGCCGACGCGGTGGTCGCGGAGGCGCGCAGCGCCGGCGTGAAGGCCGTGGCGCACGCTGCCGACCTCACGTCGTCCGAGGGCGCCGAGTCGCTCGTGCAGGCGGCCGTCAGCGCGTTCGGCGGCGTGGACGTCGTGGTCGTGAACCACGGCGTGTGGCCCGTCGAGGAGGTGCCGGTGGCCGACATGGACGACGCGCGCTGGCGGCACACGCTCCTGCAGAACGTCGACTCGATGTTCTGGCTGTCGCGCGCGGCGGCGCGCGCGCTGGCGCCGGATGGGCGGCTGGTGATGGTGTCGAGCACCGCCGGCCAGCGCGGCGAGGCGATGCACGCGGACTACGCAGCCACCAAGGGCGCGATGATCTCGTTCGTGAAGTCGATGGCCGTGGAGCTCGCGCCGCGTGGCATCACCGTGAACAGCGTGGCGCCGGGCTGGGTCGATACGGAGATGACCGACAGCGCGATGCGCGAGGGCGGACGCGAGCGCATCGCCGCCAACATCCCGATCGGCCGCGTCGCGACGGCCGAGGACATCGCGGGGCCGATCCTCTTCCTCTGCTCCCCGCTCGCGCGGCACGTCACCGGCGAGATCCTCAACGTGAACGGCGGGAGCGTCCTGTGCGGGTGA
- a CDS encoding asparaginase, whose amino-acid sequence MTRPLVAALFTGGTISMRMDAHEGGAVPSLSADEILGAARGIDEIAEVRAEQWGRYPGPHMTVERQWALRARVLEVLAEPAVAGVVITHGTDTLEETAYLIARSVASDKPVVFTGAMRAASDLGYDGPQNLIDSVRVAASEEARCVGTMVVMGGRVFAGLEDTKSHTHQLDAFEAPGLGPIGVVDEDRVIFRRRVVGTPAVLAPDAPATPVDIIATWAGCDSRLLDASLASGARGVVVAAMGRGNVPPEVVPGIERWVAAGRPVVIASRAGRGRVGRTYAYPGGGRKLSELGALFAGSRRPAQARIDLMLGLGAGLSVEELRVLFDG is encoded by the coding sequence GTGACGCGCCCGCTGGTGGCCGCGCTGTTCACGGGCGGCACGATCTCGATGAGGATGGACGCGCACGAGGGCGGCGCCGTGCCGTCGCTCAGCGCCGACGAGATCCTCGGCGCCGCGCGCGGGATCGACGAGATCGCCGAGGTGCGCGCGGAGCAGTGGGGCCGCTATCCGGGGCCGCACATGACCGTGGAGCGGCAGTGGGCGCTGCGCGCGCGCGTGCTCGAGGTGCTCGCGGAGCCCGCGGTCGCCGGCGTCGTCATCACGCACGGCACCGACACCCTCGAGGAGACCGCGTACCTGATCGCACGCTCGGTCGCGAGCGACAAGCCCGTCGTCTTCACGGGCGCGATGCGCGCCGCGAGCGACCTGGGCTACGACGGGCCGCAGAACCTCATCGACTCGGTGCGCGTCGCGGCGAGCGAGGAGGCCCGCTGCGTCGGCACGATGGTCGTGATGGGCGGGCGGGTGTTCGCGGGGCTCGAGGACACGAAGTCGCACACGCACCAGCTGGACGCGTTCGAGGCGCCGGGGCTCGGGCCGATCGGTGTCGTGGACGAGGACCGCGTGATCTTCCGGCGGCGGGTGGTCGGCACGCCCGCGGTGCTCGCGCCCGACGCGCCGGCGACGCCGGTGGACATCATCGCCACGTGGGCCGGCTGCGACTCGCGGCTGCTGGACGCCTCGCTGGCGAGCGGCGCGCGCGGCGTCGTCGTGGCGGCGATGGGCCGCGGGAACGTCCCGCCCGAGGTCGTGCCGGGGATCGAGCGGTGGGTCGCGGCGGGGCGGCCGGTCGTCATCGCCTCGCGCGCGGGCCGCGGCCGCGTGGGGCGCACCTACGCGTATCCGGGCGGGGGGCGGAAGCTGTCCGAGCTGGGCGCGCTGTTCGCCGGCTCGCGCCGCCCCGCGCAGGCCCGCATCGACCTGATGCTGGGCCTCGGCGCGGGGCTGAGCGTCGAGGAGCTACGCGTCCTGTTCGACGGCTGA
- a CDS encoding D-sedoheptulose-7-phosphate isomerase: MSETRAAGHAPVAASDVRTALRELAETATRTADTLADHVARAATIVRDTVRAGGTLFFCGNGGSAADAQHMATEYVVRYRRNRRAYPAVALTTDTSLLTAAGNDFGFDHVFSRQVEALCRPGDLLIIHSTSGNSPNVLEAAKAARAKGVAVLALSARDGGPLRALADHNVIVPTDRTDRAQELHLCIQHLICDLVEQEL; this comes from the coding sequence ATGAGCGAGACGAGGGCGGCCGGCCATGCGCCGGTGGCCGCGAGCGACGTGCGCACCGCGCTGCGGGAGCTGGCCGAGACGGCCACGCGCACGGCCGACACGCTGGCCGACCACGTGGCGCGCGCGGCGACGATCGTGCGCGACACCGTGCGCGCGGGCGGCACGCTGTTCTTCTGCGGGAACGGCGGCAGCGCCGCCGACGCGCAGCACATGGCGACCGAGTACGTCGTCCGCTACCGGCGCAACCGCCGCGCGTATCCCGCGGTCGCCCTGACGACCGACACGTCGCTGCTCACCGCGGCGGGCAACGACTTCGGCTTCGACCACGTGTTCTCGCGCCAGGTCGAGGCGCTGTGCCGCCCGGGCGACCTGCTCATCATCCACTCGACCAGCGGCAACTCGCCGAACGTGCTGGAGGCGGCGAAGGCCGCGCGCGCGAAGGGCGTCGCGGTGCTCGCGCTCAGCGCACGCGACGGCGGACCGCTGCGCGCGCTCGCGGACCACAACGTGATCGTCCCGACCGACCGCACCGACCGCGCGCAGGAGCTGCACCTCTGCATCCAGCACCTGATCTGCGACCTCGTGGAGCAGGAGCTGTGA